The sequence below is a genomic window from Zootoca vivipara chromosome 9, rZooViv1.1, whole genome shotgun sequence.
gttgcttctcccactttctggacaatgaaatttgACAATGAACATTgcgcaggaattgcaggtgactacagttgttccctccccctccatcttgaaaagcttgaagtcaggggggaaagaagaagaggccTAGGTCTCCCCCAATAAATGTTtgagacttgttgttgtttagtcgtttaatcgtgtccgactcttcgtgaccccatggaccagagcacgccaggcactcctgtcttccactgcctcctgcagtttggtcaaactcatgttcgtagcttcgagaacactgtccaaccatctcgtcctctgtcggccccttctcctagtgccctcaatctttcccaacatcagggtcttttccaggaagtcttctcatgaggtggccaaagtattggagcctcagcttcacgatctgtccttccagtgagcactcagggctgatttccttcagaatggataggtttgatcttcttgcagtccatgggactctcaagagtctcctccagcaccataattcaaaagcatccattcttcggtgatcagccttcttcatggtccagctctcacttccatacatcactactgggaaacccatagctttaactatacggacctttgtcggcaaggtgatgtatctgctttttaagatgctgtctaggtttgtcattgcttttctcccaagaagcaggcgtcttttcatttcgtgactgctgtcaccatctgcagtgatcaaggagcccaagaaaagtaaaatctctcactgcctccatttcttccccttctatttgccaggaggtgatgggaccagtggccatgatcttagtttttttgatgttgagcttcagaccatattttgcgctctcctctttcaccctcattaaaaggttctttaattcctcctcactttctgccatcaaggttgtgtcatctgcatatctgaggttgttgatatttcttccggcaatcttatttccggcttgggattcatctagtccagcctttcgcatgatgaattctgcatataagttaaataagcagggagactagCTCCCCTAAAtctaaaagatgggtcaaactgccgCTGGACTCCAGGCAAATGTGTGAAATATAACAGTTATGGGATGCTGAACTCACCATCAGAGGTTGATAAAAGGAATAACATAGAAAGATGGGTTTGGCTCCCTATGGTCTCAATTTATATCGTTTATAACAATAATACAGTACTCTCCCTCCCATCTCAGTCACAGAAGCCACTTGGAGAAATTATCAGCACTTGAAATTGAAGTGGACAATGTGGGTGTGAGTTTAATCAGTAATATAAAAGATTTCCCATGGTGAGATGTGGGCCAAGGCTTAACACCTGCATTCATCCTGGAAGGCAGCACTTTATGCTTGGTAAttgtttaaagattttttttttttaaattccataAAGTTTgtaatttaaagaagaaaagaacaacTTGCTTGCTCCCCTTAGCTAATATTCATTCTGGCTTCTATGATAATTTTCTTGCTGTTTTCTTGCTGTTGTAGACATTGCTTTCAGCACTTAatggttcaggtaggtagccatgttggtctgatgcagttgaaataaatatttttttttaaaaaaattgtccagtagcaacttaggtaaaggtaaaggaacccctgaccatcaggtccagtcgtgaccgactctggggttgcggcgctcatctcacgttcttggccaagggagccggcgtacagcttccaggtcatgtggccagcatgacaaagccgcttctggcgaaccagagcagcgcacggaaacgccgtttacctttctgctgtagcggtacctatttatctacttgcactttgacatgctttcgaactgctaggttggcaggagctggggccgagcaacgggagctcaccccgttgcggggatttgaaccaccaaccttctgatcggcaagccctaagctcagcggtttaacccacagtgccacccacatcccctgtAGCAACTTTTATGAGGAGGGGGGAGTgttgtgcattgttgttgtttttccaggaaaaaaattatggtgttttgttttatacCTGACTTGTTGACTCCCTTGGGCCCCCTACATTGTGAGATAGCAAGACAGGATCTTTAAATACACTAGCAAATGCATCTGTGTATATAGGTTGGTGATAGCAAATCCTAAACTCCTAACTCTAAGAATGTTTTTAGCCATAGCTTTAGCTGAAGAAGTGGCAAAGTTGCCAGCAAAAATAGAACAATCGGAAAAGACCTTCCAAGCACGGAAAGGAAAGTACAGTAAGTATCTAAATGTCTAAATAcgaatgaattgaaaaagaaaacttttattaagaaaccagaggccttacTTTTGGGGATTAtgggactgttgttgttgttgttgcttagtcgtttagtcgtgtccgactcttcgtgaccccatggaccagagcgcaccaggcactcctgtcttccattgcctcccacagtttggtcagactcacgttggtagctttgTGTTAcctaaataatataaaaatgtatttatgtatgcaaccacggctGCTTGGATGATATTTGcccaaagaaggaaagaagaaaatgttcTGACTAAAGAGGAATGGCAACAGAAACTactggactatgcagagatgaagaaacttactggaagaataagaaaccaagaataagaatgagaaacCAAGATGATACTTGGGGTGTTGCAGCCAGTGAGGTTAGAATATGACAAGATGAGTTTGTTGAACGGGTCACTTAAGTGTCCTTATCAGCATCCCAAAACAATGGGCTTTGCTGCCAGAGCTACAACTAAGTGATAGTGCCCCCCCAATTAATGGGTGGGTTTCCTCCTCCCCAACTGTCAGGTGGAGAGAACAACAGGAGCGTAGTGTGTGTGGCTGAAAAGAAAGCAGACTAGAAGCTAGAGAAGCTTCTGCAAGAGATTTTGCACTAGagcaatagaattgtagagctggaagggaaccatcagggttgtctagtccaaccccctgcaatgtaggaatcttttgcccaatgtggggcttgaacccacaaccctgagagtaagagtctcaCGCTGTAGAGGCTGAGCCGTGTTAGTACTAATGCTGCAAGCCCCCCAGCCTcgtgctcaggttgtatatatgtgtaaataaaactatatGTCACAAAGACAGAGCAGTCTCCGCTAACCTTCATCCCAGGAGATCCAAACTCTGGGTAACTTCTCCTACTCTTTCACCCTTAAATGGTACCTTACTCCCATCCACCCCGTACTGCCAGTTTGTTTCATTCTTCCTTCCTGGTCCTTTCACTTTCACTTTGTCCTCCGGTAACAGCTTCCttctcttagctcatttctctctATCCCgtttactactacagtggtaccttggtttacgaacagtctggtttgcatacgtttgggattacaaacacgtcaaacccggaagtacgtgtcccggtttgcaaactctttttagattacaacccatttttttgggattacggacaattttttttttgaggccccattggcgaaagcgcgccttgggttacaacctgttttggtttacaaatggacctccggaacggattatggttgtaaaccaaggtaccactgtattaataccAGCAGCTCCTACTTTCAGCTCACTTGCTAATTTCCTTCAACACCTCCTCTGGCCTTTCCCCCTCCGATGAGGtagacctaataataataataataataataataataataataataaaatattattatttataccccacccatctggctgggtttccccagccactctgggcagcttccaacagaaaaataaaatacagtaatctactgtattaaacattaaaagcctccctaaatagggctgccttcagatgtcttctaaaaatgtggtagctgttattctctttgacatctgataggagggtgtacCACAGGGTACTACAGGGTACTactgccactactgagaagaccctccacctggttccctgcaacttggcttcttgcaatgagggaaccgccagaaggccctcggtgctggacctcagtgtccaggcagaacgatgggggtggagatgctccttcaggtataccgggccgaggccatttagggctttaaaggtcagcaccaacacttttaactgtgctcggaaacgtactgggagccaatgtagatctttcaagaccggtgttatgtgtcttcggaggccgctcccagtcaccagtctagctgccgcattctggattaattgtagtttccgggtcaccttcaaaggtagccccacgtagagcgcattgcagtagtccaagcaggagataactagagcatgcaccactctggctagacagtctgcaggcagggagggtctcagccctTCTTTCCATCCTTGAACATCTCTGTCTCCCAGCCACCTTCGCAGGGAGTATAGGGAGCTGTTGGTGCTGGCTTGGTCCAGACAATGGGTGGAGCAGGTGAGTGAGGAGGCACTGGGCAGACTGTGGTAGTGAGGTCCACCTAAGAGTGGTCCAGGTTCTACTGGTGGGCCCACAGTTTGAGAAGCCTTTTCCTAAGAGCACCAGGCAGAAATCCTTCACCAGTCTCAGCATCCTTCCTGGCCTACAGAACCTCTTCCAATGCAGAGGGTTCCATTATCCACCCTAACCTCAACCCTAAACAGCCCTGAAGTGCTTATCAAAATCTACTCACTTGATCCTTTGCAATGGAAACACTATTGATATAATGTTTATTCTCATTgggcttctttccttcctccaagaagctcagaacAGCGTGCATTAGATTCTCCATTTCATCCCTACAACAAATCCCCTATGAAGTATACAGAAAGGAATATGAGAATAACCTCAGATAACCCAGAATGCCTAAGGCCTGAGCAGGGATGTAAACCCCTTgctcaaatattttttattagtttttaaacccaaacaaaaatacaataaccATGAAACACTTATCCAGTAGCATATCTCATTGTGTCTGTGTTATCCatggactgagaggagatacgatagccaccttcaaatatttgaagggctgtcacatggaagagggagcatgcttgctttcccctgctctggagggtaggactcgaacccagggcttcaagttacaagaaaggagattctgactaaacattaggaagaactttctgacagtaagagctgttggaaagtggaacagtctcccttgggaggtggtggactcttcttccttgggtgTTTTAAAGCATAGGTTagagggccatctgtcatggattcctgccttgcagggggttggactagatgacccttggtgttacttccaactctacaattctatgagtctatgaatgaATAAACCAAGATTTCAAGAGCCCTTCCAGCATATACTCAATTCAAAGCTGGCTATTTCACAGCCTTTCTTTTCCTCACAGAAGACCTCTTCAAGAAAGGTAAACCGAAGACTGCTGGTGGCTGGGATTTTTTTGGGAAGAGTTTCTACTACATTTCTAACGAGGAAAAGACCTGGCATGATGCTGAGAGCTTCTGCCTGACCAGAGACTCCCATTTGGCCTCCATCCTAAGTGACGAAGAACAGGTCTTAtatgtttctttcccccccctccccaccccctgatatTTGGGATTCAAAGTGCTCCCTCCGGTCTGGTGCCTGTATTGTTCTGTCCACCCTTGTTCTTCTTACTTCCACATGCAAATATTTCAAGACCCACACAGTGCTTTACTTATGATGCTTGAAtgctaaatgtttaggggtactctcctttccctactcatattgaaacactgcccctcaatgaggccaaacctagattcagaAAATgattaggggtatgtgtccccctcaGAAAAAAACTACTGCACGAAgctattaaaaaaggaaatgtatctatagaaatacaatataccacacacaccccagaagcccagaaacaaaacagaacacccCCAGAGGTTAAAAAAACAGAGGCCCAGACTCAGTGGTGTCCTGTGACTGGTTGGCACcttgggtgggcaggcacagggGCGTATGaagtgggggcagtgggggcagtgggggcggtctgccccatgtgtcatccctggggggtgACAACCCCCCCGGGCAAATCGCCGCAGCAATGATTGCATCCCCCCAGCAGATCGCCCACCCCCGTGGGTGGATtgccctgcccccgggtgcatggcatgtgcgccgctctgggtgcctgagCGGCCGCTGGGCACATACGCACCCCAGGGTGGTATGCGCATCCAGGAGGCATAGCTGAGGTGTGCCCCTGCCTGCCCACGGCCCGTGGTGGATGCAACAAGCATGCTGCCCTGCCAGGCCCGTGCCGCTTTGCGATGCTGTAGGGCTGTGTGAGGAGGATGGAACATGCAGGCACCCAGAACAGGAAAGtcaaagtattttcttttctttttttttttctaaaaaataatttttattaaattttccaattacaaaccaatcatatcatatcaattattccaaattatacaaatacatgtcaattaaaccaaatattatgccaaatcataatttttttgacttcccatgcttcaaaatctggggaTTCTAGATAACGATACTTGCTGCCATTCTAGTCCGATTTCCAAATTCTTATCCTTATACTCCAttatagtcccgatctttcccaaCAGTTCTTTCTTATCGTTGTCTTCCTCTTGTCACAGCTTCTGAGATAAATATCAAGCGGGATTTAACACAAAGTCACTCTTCCTGTGTGGATTTTCTGTCCAGCCCGTCCTCCCCATAAATCCTCTTTTACAAACTGGGATGTTTTCCCGGCCGCTCCAACAATCAAAACACAAGCAGACGCCACCTTAGAGATCTCATTTGTCGTGTCCCGGCTTCTGCTCTATAATTCTACTGATTGCAGAAATGCAGCTTTTTCAGGCGAGGTTCGGCCAAATACAAATATTAGCATTCTTCTTGTGACAGATTTatgtatttcacatctggcaaccaaggAGCCCATTTGGTTACGGAGAGTACAGGAGTAGATGAATCTTAAAAGGCTAAAATGTGCATACTCGATTTTGACCAGACTCAGCCTCCCAGAGCAAAACATACagcaggaggcttagtttggtccgAATCGTttttacacttccagagttaacactaaatacattccctatacagtggtacctcgagttacaaatgcctcaggttacaaacgcttcaggttacaaactccgctcacctggaagagttacctcgagttgagaactttgccccgggatgagaacggaaatcatgtgccgctgcagcagcagcaagaggcccctttagcgaaagcacacctctggttaagaacagtttcaggttcagaacagtttcaggttcaggaatgaattaagttcgtaacaagaggtaccactgtatagccatagctgccaagttttcccttttctcgcgaggaagcctattcagcataagggaatttccctttaaaaaagggataacttggcagctatgcttgagaGTTGAATAGCTCcaggccctccaacatttctcccatgaaaacagggaaaggtgggacattgtgggatcaaatcagaaaccaggatagcttctctaaatcagggacgtccctggaacatagggacacttggagggtctgtagccactagagggctgtgaaaatttgtgtcctggacTTTTAAGACTCATCTACCCATATACATACTATGTAAAACCAAAGGGGtatattggttgccagatgtgattgTTAGAATTAATGCAGTATTCTGTGCAGTGGCTTTCAAATTGTGTCCTCGAAAACCTTGGAGTTCCATGGCAACTTAGGAGAGGACTCTCAGTTGGCAGATGAAAAATAGGCATTTGTGGAAATCACTTGTCCACCACTACTGAAATTTCTTGCAGTGAGTCACCACAAGAAAATGTCAGGCAAATTCTCCAGCATGTCCCCACTTAACGTAGGGTGAAATTGAACAGGTTTCTGGCAAGAGAGCTTGAGATGACTCCTGAAGTGTGTTATTTATGCAATTCAGATCGCTTTGCCAATATGCacaatactgtattggcccgaatataagcctcaTGCAAATATAActcgcacctttaaaattcatggtggcggtggggggagagacaatacccaaatatcagtcgttcccttaaaattctgcaggcactcacacccgttccattttaccctgtctgtttcagcagcaatatcgtaaaagccagttctagtaaggtcgcgaatttaagccgcactttaacttttcacgttcggaatttgggggagggggagaagtgtgACTtgtattcgggccaatacggtacttaTGCTTCAGTAGCTGAGTTTGGCCATTGTATCATGTGAGGTTGTTGCTTCCTCCTGCAGAACTACATCACTTCTCAGCTCAGTGATCCTACCTGGATTGGCCTTACAGATGAAAACGAGGAAGGCAACTGGAAATGGACAGATGGATCCAGGACTAAAGCACAGTGAGTCTTCAAAAGTTTGCTCAAGTTCTAAAGTGGTACAGCCCATTCTACCccataggaccccccccccagcaccccttctcctcctcattcTTCTGCTTTGGTAGACCTagcttctctctgtctcttgAGTCCAATGGAAGACTTTCCTCCTTTTGCCCCCAGGTATTGGTCTCTTGGCAACCCCAGCTACTCAGAAAATGATGGAGCAATGGAGAAAGACTGCACATCCATCGTGCCTTCATCTGGTGGATATAACTGGAATGATGACTACTGCCACAAACTACATAAATGGGTGTGTAAGGAGAACATAGACATTGAAGAACCATAAAGTTGGAAAAAACTGGGCCAATACCTTACTGAAGGCAGAATGGTTTTCATTCATTGTTCAACTCCAGGAGAAGTCTGCTTAGCCACAGAAAGAACAGAAACATCAAATTCCATCCAAGCCTTGTTCTTTGTGCTCCCTGAAACAAAGAGAGTTTGAGAGGTTGTTTGCTATCATCAATTCGTTAGAGGGATTTGTGTCCCAGGTGATGGGTGTCTAGGATGGGTTGCCATTTTCCTTCAGGGCAGAGTTGATAACGGCTGCTGTCTTATCAAGGCAGATCCTTGGGGATGGGAGAAGCTGCAGAGCTCTTAAAGGAAGGAAACTCGTGTCCTGGATTAAAGATGGCAGCTCTGTTGTGGTTGGCAAACAGgccttttcatttctttcatcGCACCTGCCAGTTATCTCTTCCAAGAGAGGGGAGGGCATGGAATAACCAAATCACAGCCTTCTGACAACTGCAGGGTAGCCTGTGCCCAGAACCAAATTCACCTCCTGCCACTGTTCCTGAAGAGGCATCAACGGGTTTAGAAAGGAAAGTGCATGGTGGAGAGTCTGTTCTGATTGTGACTTTCCTAATGCATGcattaaaaggaagaaagaaaaaagatttaagaCACTAAAAAAGTGCCCCAGTTAATAAAACAGCAGATAGCAGGCTTGTCTTAAGAATGgtgttccattttttttttaaaaaaaaacacattgcgtGTAGGTTGGCACGCCTATTTTAAGATAGGCTTGCTGTGACACACATGTGTAACAAATAGTGGAAATCAgaccttttttctgggggtgctcAAGGGTTCGCAGCaccagcaaacccccccccccacaattaaaAGTGTGGCCCTTACTGTTAcaactttccccattttctttttaaactaaaTGTTATTAGAGTTTATAAAGAGAAATACAAAACTTAATCTCAAATATCTTTTTGTCCGACATTAATCTAAGAAAGATAAAAAcatgacaaaaaaggaaaaaagggagaggaggaaaaagagattgAAAAGAGTTTTTTAAGAGGCAATAGGAAAAATACAGTTCAGAGATTAAAGAACTTCCAATTCTTCATCTAtctgctataaataataaataaataaataaataaataaataaataaataaataaataataacaaaaccaCTTTCTATAAACATTATCTTCAATACCCAGATCCAAATGTCATTATTTCACATTCTTTTTCACATTCTTTTTCACAAAAATAGTCTGTGGGAGGTTTCCAATATTTAGTCAATGTTAACAACGACCTTTTTCTGTCAATATTGTCATCTCGGCTAAATCTGTTAATTTTAACAACCATTCATCCATTGTTGGCAATGAGGAAGCTTTCTATCTTTGTGCATATAATCGTCTCCCTCAAAGGAATGCTCTGGTAGAAATATTATTCTCGCCCCAATATGTAAATATTGGAAAATCGAATTGTCTGATTAATCTACAAAATATTTGCCATGAGATACAGACAGGTAAGTGGAGAGTACGGCCATAAGAATGGAAGAGAACACAAGGTGTGGCACACATGACCTAAAAGATATACAGAAACTGTTACCAGAAAATAAGGGTGTGCTTTTCGATGGCCCAACACTCCCCAGGTTCGCTACCAGTCGGAGATTAATGAGCTGAGGCAGAAATCCAGTGGAAGAGAGGCTGATTTTTAttatctgttgcaacagagttcccccccccgccccctttggCAGGAGGTGAAGAAGAACCCAGAGCCAAGAAAAAAACACTCTTTAAAAAAGTTTGCCTTTCCCCATGGAGAAGGACGTCCCCTTTTGCAAACGTCAGAAATGTGTCACACATAAGGTGGGGTTACAGTGGCTCAGGCAGGTGAGAAGGtgtgatattcctgaggatttGCAGGACAAGGCGTCGGACTTCCCGTACCCCAACCCATATACACAAGAGACCAGTCAGACTGGGTTTTGGGTAAAAACAGGCCACAACCTTATTGAATcaagatgaaagaggtttggcttgggcatggggcgaTCGAAATACTTCCGGTCCGCCTGCCGGAAGTGACGCGTGGTCAATCCAGGTGGGGGTTCCTAAGGCTAATAGGGTGACCCCCGCAGGGACCACTGTCTGGGGGAATGGCTTCAGCCCTGGCACGCAGACATGGCCACTCCTCCTGGATCCCTTTCACGGGAAACCCCAGCGTTTGGAGGGGCCGGAGgggactacaacctcccctcctccaTCCAAAACAAGAGATTGCCCCAATGCTCAAccagttgtgacaaattgctatgagGTACGTCAGTGCCAGTTAGCCTGTTGGGCAAATTCCAACTCGACCTGGGTGGGTTGGATGGGGAGAAAACCCAGCGCAGGAACAAACAGGCCGTGCCCAAGGTATGGGCTGCTCTAATGGGCAGGGGCGGAGCCAAGGGAAGCCcactgctggctcccttggctccGCCCTGGCTCCGCCCACatcccagcctgcatccccattcaCCAATGCAGAGTGCAGGTTAAGATCCACTTCCTGATAGGCGGCGGGCGCATATGCCCACTCCACCTATCAGGAAGGGCACTGTCATTTGAATTCCACCGCTGGGCCCCCAGTGAAGCCTCTTCTGTCCAGCAACGCCGCCTCACCAAGAGAGGTGAGTGGACTTAGCAAGTTTCACGTGGTTTCAGACAGTTTTACACAAAGCATTTGAATTTGATGAAGACAATCAGGATGCCCACATGAGCAAACAATGGCAGATTCAGGAACTTCCCCTGATGGCTACCTGCCTACATGGTCTcaggctaaggcaggcataggcaaccttggctccccagatgttttggaactacaactcccatgatccctgaccactggccctgttagctaggg
It includes:
- the LOC118079493 gene encoding CD209 antigen-like, with the translated sequence MAMAPKKPAAAAPEKPPEPAKPPPGKLKWTFYSTFGTICIISFFTMLILYIRLIMDSENPLLTPMKKLRANMADGLRNPKISHTSPIALAEEVAKLPAKIEQSEKTFQARKGKYKDLFKKGKPKTAGGWDFFGKSFYYISNEEKTWHDAESFCLTRDSHLASILSDEEQNYITSQLSDPTWIGLTDENEEGNWKWTDGSRTKAQYWSLGNPSYSENDGAMEKDCTSIVPSSGGYNWNDDYCHKLHKWVCKENIDIEEP